The following proteins come from a genomic window of Euwallacea fornicatus isolate EFF26 chromosome 9, ASM4011564v1, whole genome shotgun sequence:
- the l(3)neo43 gene encoding cytochrome c oxidase assembly protein COX16 homolog, mitochondrial: MASFFNRKFVRFGLPFLTLMVGGSFGLKEFTQLRYQFRTVSPVTPEYAKKFGIEMKKPGEVTLEKEYEKIKKLDIDNWEQVRGPRPWEEKVQS, translated from the exons ATGgcgagtttttttaatagaaagttCGTCCGATTTGGCCTCCCTTTTTTGACGCTAATGGTTGGAGGCTCTTTCGGCTTAAAAGAGTTTACTCAACTTCG TTACCAGTTCAGAACTGTGTCCCCAGTAACTCCAGagtatgcaaaaaaatttggtaTTGAAATGAAGAAGCCAGGAGAAGTTACACTTGAGAAAGAATatgaaaagataaaaaaactaGATATAGATAATTGGGAGCAAGTGAGAGGACCCAGACCTTGGGAAGAAAAAGTTCAGTCTTAG
- the LOC136341213 gene encoding mitochondrial import inner membrane translocase subunit Tim17-B, whose translation MEEYTREPCPWRIVDDCGGAFTMGLIGGGVFQSIKGFRNAPSGINRRLIGSLTAIKQRSPIIAGNFAVWGGMFSTIDCTLIHIRKKEDPWNSIISGAATGGILAARNGLPAMAGSAFIGGVLLALIEGVGILFTRLSAEQFQPQLPPMEDPSQLGQNQPPPGFSYQ comes from the exons ATGGAAGAATATACAAGAGAGCCCTGCCCCTGGAGAATTGTTGATGATTGTGGGGGTGCCTTCACTATGGGACTTATTGGTGGCGGTGTTTTTCAGAGTATAAAAGGCTTCAGAAACGCCCCTTCAGGCATTAACAGGCGATTG ATTGGGTCACTCACAGCTATAAAACAAAGGTCTCCAATAATTGCAGGGAACTTTGCAGTTTGGGGTGGTATGTTTTCAACTATAGATTGTACCTTGATTCATATACGTAAGAAAGAGGACCCCTGGAACTCGATTATCAGTGGAGCAGCCACTGGGGGCATTTTAGCTGCTAGAAATGGATTGCCAGCCATGGCTGGAAGTGCTTTTATTG GAGGCGTGCTTTTGGCTTTAATTGAAGGCGTAGGAATTCTATTTACCAGGCTTAGTGCTGAGCAATTTCAGCCACAACTGCCTCCAATGGAAGATCCTTCACAACTGGGACAAAATCAACCCCCTCCTGGTTTCTCCTATCAATAG
- the THG gene encoding probable tRNA(His) guanylyltransferase, which translates to MLLLKNFANWKFTQVRRLKTSVVMAKSKFEYVRTFETEEYLLPNCWIVVRIDGKSFHKFSSKHNFHKPNDLRALNLMNRAAAAVLGEYKDILIAYGQSDEYSFIFRKDSTLYNRRKSKIMTYVNSLFSSSYVYFWKDYFKDAKLKYPPSFDSRVILYPTDENLRDYLSWRQADCHINNLYNTTFWALVQRGGLSNSEAEQRLSGTLSCDKNEILFSEFNTNYNNEPMMYRKGTILLRKKVKHPVTGKNNIVVLPLHQDLIRDEFWTSNCEVLEIKSCGVYEFDGKVNIPELVLRQIHLHDKQELGDESS; encoded by the coding sequence ATGTTATTACTAAAAAACTTtgcaaattggaaatttacTCAAGTGCGACGCTTGAAAACCTCAGTAGTAATGGCGAAAAGTAAATTTGAGTATGTGAGGACATTCGAAACTGAAGAATACCTGCTCCCTAATTGCTGGATCGTGGTTAGAATCGATGGGAAATCCTTCCATAAGTTTTCTAGCAAGCACAATTTCCACAAGCCAAATGATCTTAGAGCGCTCAATTTGATGAACCGGGCAGCCGCTGCAGTTCTAGGGGAATATAAAGACATCCTAATTGCCTATGGGCAGAGTGATGAGTATTCTTTTATATTCAGGAAAGACAGCACCTTATACAATCGAAGGAAATCAAAAATCATGACCTATGTGAACAGTTTATTTTCATCATCCTATGTATACTTCTGGAAGGACTATTTCAAAGATGCAAAGCTGAAATACCCCCCTTCATTTGACTCCCGTGTGATCTTGTATCCAACTGATGAAAATTTAAGGGATTATTTAAGTTGGCGCCAGGCAGATTGTCATATAAATAACCTCTATAACACTACCTTTTGGGCGCTTGTGCAAAGAGGAGGTCTTAGTAATTCTGAAGCTGAGCAAAGGCTAAGTGGCACTTTGTCATGTGAcaaaaatgagattttattCAGCGAGTTTAATACCAATTACAATAATGAACCCATGATGTATAGGAAAGGTACTATTTTATTGAGGAAGAAAGTTAAACATCCAGTGACAGGGAAGAACAATATTGTAGTGCTACCATTGCATCAGGATTTAATTCGAGATGAATTTTGGACTAGTAATTGTGAAGTATTAGAAATTAAGTCGTGCGGAGTGTATGAATTTGATGGTAAGGTAAACATTCCAGAATTAGTTCTTAGGCAGATACATTTACATGATAAGCAAGAATTGGGTGATGAATCAAGTTAA
- the LOC136341212 gene encoding hyaluronan mediated motility receptor, with protein MAEASEPLPSTPQEFSKALKLKDLEIENLKGKMALMEMELAEAQKLKTQKNKQAEEVQVLKTQSENILTKAKAMIFENTKIIKNQELQIEALGQQNESLRDVVRITKDLLEIRNMEVKQLEEKIDVMDKKVMAEKERQDLLHKKLETMIRHNGELKREYETQLCLFSSLREKYNQKNLAEGIVTDLRQEVLTARAEQEKTLEETASSQEDPPKTDENSGEKE; from the exons atgGCAGAG GCAAGCGAGCCATTACCATCCACCCCACAGGAGTTTTCCAAAGCTCTAAAG TTAAAGGACCTCGaaattgaaaacttgaaaGGGAAAATGGCACTAATGGAAATGGAGTTGGCTGAAGCTCAAAAACTAAAGACGCAGAAAAATAAGCAAGCGGAGGAAGTGCAGGTGCTCAAAACTCAATCTGAAAACATCCTCACAAAGGCCAAAGCTATGATATTTGAAAacactaaaattattaaaaaccagGAGCTGCAAATTGAGGCATTGGGGCAGCAAAATGAGAGCCTGAGGGATGTGGTTAGGATCACGAAAGACTTACTTGAGATCAGAAATATGGAAGTAAAGCAATTGGAGGAGAAAATCGATGTCATGGACAAAAAGGTGATGGCTGAGAAGGAGAGGCAGGATTTGCTGCATAAGAAACTGGAGACTATGATCAGGCATAATGGGGAATTGAAAAGGGAATATGAGACTCAACTGTGCCTCTTCAGCTCTTTGAGGGAAAAGTACAATCAGAAGAATTTGGCTGAAGGAATTGTAACTGATTTGCGTCAGGAGGTTCTAACTGCTAGAGCTGAGCAAGAAAAAACGTTGGAGGAGACTGCTTCAAGCCAAGAAGATCCTCCTAAAACTGATGAAAATTCAGGCGAAAAGGAGTAG
- the LOC136341192 gene encoding unconventional myosin-Ib isoform X1, whose translation MLNLNQEVGSWDTVLLDPLTEDSFITNLQHRFKRDHIYTYIGNVLVSVNPYKKLALYSADLVETYLKRPPFQLPPHIYGVAESAYRWLNDKSENQCIIVTGESGSGKTESARVVLQFLVLVSGNTEEVQIIKDRLVQANTLLEAFGNAKTMRNDNASRFGKFLDIEFDFKGDPIGGHLTNYFLDKARVTKLGSHDRNFHIFYQLLSGADIHLLKSLKLQRNVEQYAVLQTDSRHPTATEEDDKKLFVYTKGALEVLNFSPGDIVDIFRVLAVILKLGNIQFVPCSNIDGTDGCSISNDYELFEVCELLCVDHRRIQRILTSKQVEEGALTDLNALEATKIRDILCRTLYSRLFTWLISRINDSIKAKTLGKRKVLGVLDLYGFECFSHNSFEQLIINYCNEKLHQFMTNICLKEEQEEIVKEGLEWTKIDFFNNIAICQLLEHENHGILTLLEEPHIHSDDAYLGRLEQCCSGHTHCLIDVPNSFQIRHFAGPVSYKIASFIEKNRDNLPKEHSKAMFKCELNIMQELFPEGNPKRCSLKRRVSIATQIQVSLNALLNNLENRQSHYIRCVKPNDLKQPRIFEVGLVQHQIRYMCLLSTVQIWRAGFCQKMPFIQFLYRYKMICGHTWPKWRGSPVEGVSMLVRSLPIPAAEFTFGRSKVFIRSPRTVFELEDFRRNRLQDLALLIQKMWRGYSRRKKYRKMRQSQMIIASAWRSWRAREEYRILKHRKQVEWAARVIQRHYIQWKRRQYFLTLIRKLPDDSDSPLCQDWPCCMPRLMETGNLLKKIHHKWRCHKYRSSFDQTARNRMREKVTASFIFKDRKCSYPRSVSHPFLGDYVRLRQNVQWKKMSLENNDQYVVFADIINKITRSSGKFVPILLVISTRSMLILDQRTLQIKYRVPATDIYRISLSPFLDDVAVVHVKASSVVNPETSSVASDTPGCLFQSDLSKKKGDFVFQTGHVIEIVTKLFLVVQNATGKPPEVNITTEFEANFGSQTVTFTFKCGLPEVQPGQIRVFRKGAKMEVLV comes from the exons ATGCTCAATTTGAATCAAGAAGTTGGGTCGTGGGATACAGTATTACTGGATCCTCTTACCGAAGATAGCTTCATAACAAACCTGCAACATCGTTTCAAACGGGATCACATTTACACTTACATTGGAAATGTTTTAGTCTCAGTAAATCCATATAAAAAACTCGCTTTGTATTCTGCTGATTTGGTTGAAACTTATCTGAAAAGACCTCCATTTCAATTGCCTCCACACAT CTATGGAGTTGCCGAATCAGCCTATAGATGGCTGAATGATAAAAGTGAAAATCAGTGCATAATTGTAACAG GTGAAAGTGGGTCTGGCAAGACTGAATCTGCCAGGGTGGTCTTACAGTTTTTGGTCTTAGTTTCGGGAAATACTGAGGAAGTACAGATAATTAAAGACCGTTTAGTGCAGGCCAACACACTGCTTGAGGCCTTTGGCAATGCAAAAACCATGAGAAATGATAATGCATCCCGATTT GGCAAATTCTTAGATATTGAATTTGACTTTAAAGGGGATCCCATTGGAGGACATTTAACCAATT ATTTTTTGGACAAG GCCCGAGTCACAAAATTAGGATCACATGACAGgaattttcacatattttatcAACTGTTATCGGGAGCCGACATCCACCTTCTTA AGTCTTTGAAACTTCAACGTAATGTTGAGCAATATGCAGTGCTCCAAACAGACTCCCGGCACCCTACAGCCACTGAAGAAGATGACAAGAAGCTGTTTGTATACACTAAAGGAGCTCTCGAAGTGCTAAATTTTTCTCCCGGCGATATTGTAGatatttttagagttttaGCTGTTATTTTGAAACTAG GTAACATACAATTTGTGCCTTGCAGTAACATAGATGGTACAGATGGATGTTCTATTAGTAATGATTATG AGTTGTTTGAGGTATGTGAGTTGTTGTGTGTAGATCACAGACGGATTCAAAGGATTTTGACCAGTAAGCAAGTGGAGGAAGGAGCTTTGACAGATTTGAATGCCTTGGAGGCTACTAAAATACGAGATATTTTATGCAGGACCCTGTATAGTAGGCTTTTTACCTGGTTAATAAGCAGAATAAATGATTCTATAAAA GCAAAAACATTAGGGAAGAGGAAGGTCTTAGGGGTACTAGATCTCTATGGCTTTGAATGCTTCAGTCATAACTCCTTTGAGCAATTAATCATTAATTACTGCAATGAAAAATTGCATCAATTTATGACTAACATTTGCCTTAAAGAGGAGCAAGAGGAGATTGTTAAGGAAGGCTTAGAATGGAccaaaatagatttttttaataacat AGCTATATGTCAATTGTTAGAGCATGAAAATCATGGCATTTTGACTCTATTGGAAGAACCGCATATTCACTCTGATGATGCGTATTTGGGTCGCCTAGAACAGTGTTGTTCTGGACATACGCATTGTTTGATTGATGTTCCCAATAGCTTCCA AATTAGGCACTTCGCCGGACCTGTGAGCTACAAAATTGCCAGCTTTATCGAGAAAAACCGGGACAATCTTCCCAAGGAACATTCGAAGGCAATGTTTAAGTGCGAATTGAATATTATGCAGGAGTTGTTTCCTGAGGGCAACCCCAAAAG GTGTAGTTTGAAAAGACGAGTTAGTATTGCAACACAGATTCAGGTCTCCCTTAACGCCTTATTGAACAATTTAGAGAATAGACAGAGTCATTATATTAG GTGTGTCAAGCCGAACGATTTAAAGCAGCCCAGAATATTTGAGGTTGGCTTAGTTCAACATCAA ATCAGATATATGTGCCTCCTGTCAACAGTTCAAATATGGAGGGCTGGTTTTTGCCAGAAGATGccttttatccaatttttatACCGATACAAAATGATCTGTGGTCATACCTGGCCCAAATGGCGCGGATCCCCTGTAGAAGGAGTTTCAATGCTTGTGCGAAGCTTACCTATACCGGCGGCGGAATTCACTTTTG GAAGGTCCAAGGTGTTCATTAGGAGTCCCAGAACAGTGTTTGAATTGGAGGATTTTAGGAGAAATCGATTacaagatttggcgttattaaTTCAGAAAATGTGGCGCGGATATAGTCGCAGAAAAAAGTATCGGAAAATGAGGCAGAGCCAGATGATCATTGCCTCTGCATGGAGGAGTTGGAGG GCTAGAGAAGAGTATCGAATACTGAAGCATAGAAAACAGGTGGAATGGGCTGCCAGAGTCATACAACGGCACTATATTCAATGGAAA cgaagacaatattttttaactttaatacgAAAACTGCCAGATGACAGTGATTCTCCATTGTGTCAAGACTGGCCCTGTTGCATGCCTAGATTGATGGAAACtggtaatttattgaaaaagatACATCATAAATGGCGTTGCCACAAATACAG ATCATCCTTCGACCAGACAGCGAGAAATCGGATGAGGGAAAAGGTTACTGCCAGTTTCATCTTTAAAGACAGAAAGTGTTCATATCCCCGAAG CGTTTCTCACCCGTTTTTGGGTGACTACGTTCGGCTAAGACAGAACGTGCAATGGAAGAAAATGAGCCTGGAAAATAACGACCAATACGTAGTTTTCGCTGATATTATTAATAAGATTACTAGATCCAGCGGAAAA TTCGTCCCCATTCTATTAGTGATATCGACGAGGTCGATGCTTATTCTGGACCAAAGAACGTTGCAAATTAAGTACCGCGTACCCGCAACGGACATATATCGAATTTCCCTGTCTCCTTTTTTGGATGACGTTGCAGTAGTTCACGTGAAAGCT TCTTCGGTAGTGAACCCGGAAACCTCGAGCGTGGCCTCTGATACACCCGGCTGCCTTTTTCAGAGCGACTTGAGCAAGAAAAAGGGCGATTTCGTCTTTCAAACGGGCCACGTTATTGAAATCGTTACTAAATTGTTTTTGGTGGTGCAAAATGCCACTGGAAAGCCACCGGAAGTTAATATCACCACTGA GTTTGAAGCAAATTTTGGTTCTCAAACCGTGACTTTCACGTTCAAATGCGGCCTGCCGGAAGTGCAGCCTGGCCAAATAAGAGTGTTTCGCAAGGGGGCCAAAATGGAGGTCCTCGTTTGA
- the LOC136341192 gene encoding unconventional myosin-Ib isoform X2 → MTGIFTYFINCYREPTSTFLSLKLQRNVEQYAVLQTDSRHPTATEEDDKKLFVYTKGALEVLNFSPGDIVDIFRVLAVILKLGNIQFVPCSNIDGTDGCSISNDYELFEVCELLCVDHRRIQRILTSKQVEEGALTDLNALEATKIRDILCRTLYSRLFTWLISRINDSIKAKTLGKRKVLGVLDLYGFECFSHNSFEQLIINYCNEKLHQFMTNICLKEEQEEIVKEGLEWTKIDFFNNIAICQLLEHENHGILTLLEEPHIHSDDAYLGRLEQCCSGHTHCLIDVPNSFQIRHFAGPVSYKIASFIEKNRDNLPKEHSKAMFKCELNIMQELFPEGNPKRCSLKRRVSIATQIQVSLNALLNNLENRQSHYIRCVKPNDLKQPRIFEVGLVQHQIRYMCLLSTVQIWRAGFCQKMPFIQFLYRYKMICGHTWPKWRGSPVEGVSMLVRSLPIPAAEFTFGRSKVFIRSPRTVFELEDFRRNRLQDLALLIQKMWRGYSRRKKYRKMRQSQMIIASAWRSWRAREEYRILKHRKQVEWAARVIQRHYIQWKRRQYFLTLIRKLPDDSDSPLCQDWPCCMPRLMETGNLLKKIHHKWRCHKYRSSFDQTARNRMREKVTASFIFKDRKCSYPRSVSHPFLGDYVRLRQNVQWKKMSLENNDQYVVFADIINKITRSSGKFVPILLVISTRSMLILDQRTLQIKYRVPATDIYRISLSPFLDDVAVVHVKASSVVNPETSSVASDTPGCLFQSDLSKKKGDFVFQTGHVIEIVTKLFLVVQNATGKPPEVNITTEFEANFGSQTVTFTFKCGLPEVQPGQIRVFRKGAKMEVLV, encoded by the exons ATGACAGgaattttcacatattttatcAACTGTTATCGGGAGCCGACATCCACCTTCTTA TCTTTGAAACTTCAACGTAATGTTGAGCAATATGCAGTGCTCCAAACAGACTCCCGGCACCCTACAGCCACTGAAGAAGATGACAAGAAGCTGTTTGTATACACTAAAGGAGCTCTCGAAGTGCTAAATTTTTCTCCCGGCGATATTGTAGatatttttagagttttaGCTGTTATTTTGAAACTAG GTAACATACAATTTGTGCCTTGCAGTAACATAGATGGTACAGATGGATGTTCTATTAGTAATGATTATG AGTTGTTTGAGGTATGTGAGTTGTTGTGTGTAGATCACAGACGGATTCAAAGGATTTTGACCAGTAAGCAAGTGGAGGAAGGAGCTTTGACAGATTTGAATGCCTTGGAGGCTACTAAAATACGAGATATTTTATGCAGGACCCTGTATAGTAGGCTTTTTACCTGGTTAATAAGCAGAATAAATGATTCTATAAAA GCAAAAACATTAGGGAAGAGGAAGGTCTTAGGGGTACTAGATCTCTATGGCTTTGAATGCTTCAGTCATAACTCCTTTGAGCAATTAATCATTAATTACTGCAATGAAAAATTGCATCAATTTATGACTAACATTTGCCTTAAAGAGGAGCAAGAGGAGATTGTTAAGGAAGGCTTAGAATGGAccaaaatagatttttttaataacat AGCTATATGTCAATTGTTAGAGCATGAAAATCATGGCATTTTGACTCTATTGGAAGAACCGCATATTCACTCTGATGATGCGTATTTGGGTCGCCTAGAACAGTGTTGTTCTGGACATACGCATTGTTTGATTGATGTTCCCAATAGCTTCCA AATTAGGCACTTCGCCGGACCTGTGAGCTACAAAATTGCCAGCTTTATCGAGAAAAACCGGGACAATCTTCCCAAGGAACATTCGAAGGCAATGTTTAAGTGCGAATTGAATATTATGCAGGAGTTGTTTCCTGAGGGCAACCCCAAAAG GTGTAGTTTGAAAAGACGAGTTAGTATTGCAACACAGATTCAGGTCTCCCTTAACGCCTTATTGAACAATTTAGAGAATAGACAGAGTCATTATATTAG GTGTGTCAAGCCGAACGATTTAAAGCAGCCCAGAATATTTGAGGTTGGCTTAGTTCAACATCAA ATCAGATATATGTGCCTCCTGTCAACAGTTCAAATATGGAGGGCTGGTTTTTGCCAGAAGATGccttttatccaatttttatACCGATACAAAATGATCTGTGGTCATACCTGGCCCAAATGGCGCGGATCCCCTGTAGAAGGAGTTTCAATGCTTGTGCGAAGCTTACCTATACCGGCGGCGGAATTCACTTTTG GAAGGTCCAAGGTGTTCATTAGGAGTCCCAGAACAGTGTTTGAATTGGAGGATTTTAGGAGAAATCGATTacaagatttggcgttattaaTTCAGAAAATGTGGCGCGGATATAGTCGCAGAAAAAAGTATCGGAAAATGAGGCAGAGCCAGATGATCATTGCCTCTGCATGGAGGAGTTGGAGG GCTAGAGAAGAGTATCGAATACTGAAGCATAGAAAACAGGTGGAATGGGCTGCCAGAGTCATACAACGGCACTATATTCAATGGAAA cgaagacaatattttttaactttaatacgAAAACTGCCAGATGACAGTGATTCTCCATTGTGTCAAGACTGGCCCTGTTGCATGCCTAGATTGATGGAAACtggtaatttattgaaaaagatACATCATAAATGGCGTTGCCACAAATACAG ATCATCCTTCGACCAGACAGCGAGAAATCGGATGAGGGAAAAGGTTACTGCCAGTTTCATCTTTAAAGACAGAAAGTGTTCATATCCCCGAAG CGTTTCTCACCCGTTTTTGGGTGACTACGTTCGGCTAAGACAGAACGTGCAATGGAAGAAAATGAGCCTGGAAAATAACGACCAATACGTAGTTTTCGCTGATATTATTAATAAGATTACTAGATCCAGCGGAAAA TTCGTCCCCATTCTATTAGTGATATCGACGAGGTCGATGCTTATTCTGGACCAAAGAACGTTGCAAATTAAGTACCGCGTACCCGCAACGGACATATATCGAATTTCCCTGTCTCCTTTTTTGGATGACGTTGCAGTAGTTCACGTGAAAGCT TCTTCGGTAGTGAACCCGGAAACCTCGAGCGTGGCCTCTGATACACCCGGCTGCCTTTTTCAGAGCGACTTGAGCAAGAAAAAGGGCGATTTCGTCTTTCAAACGGGCCACGTTATTGAAATCGTTACTAAATTGTTTTTGGTGGTGCAAAATGCCACTGGAAAGCCACCGGAAGTTAATATCACCACTGA GTTTGAAGCAAATTTTGGTTCTCAAACCGTGACTTTCACGTTCAAATGCGGCCTGCCGGAAGTGCAGCCTGGCCAAATAAGAGTGTTTCGCAAGGGGGCCAAAATGGAGGTCCTCGTTTGA
- the RpS16 gene encoding small ribosomal subunit protein uS9, whose product MKNSEKMSTPKPKREPIHAVQVFGRKKSATAVAYCKRGKGVLRVNGRPLSQVEPKMLQDKLQEPILLLGKDKFSAVDMRVRVNGGGHVSQIYAIRQAISKALVAYYQKYVDEASKKELKDILIQYDRTLLVADPRRCEPKKFGGPGARARFQKSYR is encoded by the exons ATGAAAAATTCTGAGAAAATGTCTACCCCAAAg CCTAAAAGAGAGCCCATCCACGCAGTCCAAGTTTTTGGCCGAAAA AAATCTGCCACTGCTGTCGCCTACTGTAAAAGGGGGAAGGGAGTATTAAGGGTAAATGGTCGTCCTTTGAGCCAGGTGGAGCCTAAGATGCTCCAAGACAAGCTACAGGAGCCGATCTTGTTGCTTGGAAAG GACAAATTTTCTGCTGTGGATATGAGAGTAAGAGTAAATGGTGGTGGTCATGTGTCTCAAATATATGCCATACGACAGGCTATTTCCAAAGCATTGGTAGCCTATTACCAAAAAT ATGTGGATGAAGCTTCCAAAAAGGAGCTGAAAGACATCCTAATTCAGTATGACCGTACCTTGTTGGTTGCCGATCCTCGACGCTGTGAGCCCAAGAAATTTGGTGGACCAGGTGCGCGTGCTCGCTTCCAAAAATCATACCGTTAA